The genomic window CTCCCCCGGAGGGCGCGGCGCTTCGCTCTCCCCGGGGCGCCAGGTCGCGGAAGACCGTGGTCCCCGCCGGCCGCGGCCACTCCGCCCGCGGCCACCGCGCGAAGGTCCCCGCCCGCTCCGGGAAGCGGTGCTCCGCCTCCGCCGCGCACGCCAGCAGGAAGTTCTGCCGCTCCGGGTAGTCGCGCCCCAGGTGGAGGTACAGCTCCGTGGACGGGAACACCTCGCACGCCGTGCGCAGCGTGGACCAGAGCCGCAGGCTCCCCTCCCCCGCCGCCGTCCCGATCACGTTGAGCGCCAGCGTCCCCCCGGGGCGCAGGAGACCTCGCATCCGGGCGAGCGCCTCCACGCTCACCAGCGAGTGCGGGAGCGCCTCGCCCCCGCCGTACACGTCCACGTAGATCCGGTCGAAGCCCTCCGCCCCGCCGGCCGCCCAGGCGTCCACGGCCGCGCGCGCGTCCCCGTGCACCGACGCGACCCCGTGCTCCGGGCGCAGCCCGAACCAGCGGTACGCCACGCGCGTCACCTCCGGGTCCAGCTCCACCACGGTGATCCGGGCCGTCGGGTCGCGCTCCGCCACCCGCCGCGGGAGGGTGTACGCCCCGCCCCCCAGGAACAGGTACGCGTCGCCGCGGCGGGCCACCTCCGCCAGCCATCGCTCCCCCGCCGCCACGTAGGCGAAGGTGGGGGCGCCGCTCCGCACCAGCTCCCCGGACTCGATCTCGTCGTCCTGGTAGAGGGTGCGGTCCGGCTGCCGCTCCCCCGAGTACGTGGTCTCCACCACGCGCAGCGTGCCGTAGGGCGTCTCCGTCTCGTACACCACGCGCTCCTCCGGCCCGGCGCGCTGCGCGCGGGGGAAGAGCAGCGGCGAGGTCAGCAGCGCGGCGGCCCCCAGCAGCAGGGGGCCGGGGTCCAGCTTGGGGATGAGGAAAAAGCCGGACGCCAGCGCGCCCACCGCGAAGCCGGCCAGCACGCCCACGGCGACGGCGCCGAGCGCCCGGCGCGCCGGGCCTTCACCGCCCTCTCCCAGCGGGTCCTCCTCCCCCTCCGCCCAGCCGATCAGCGCGGGGAGGAGGAAGCCGATGGCGTACACGGGGACCGCCACCAGGAAGAGGAGCCCGAGCACGCGCAGCGCCTCGCCCTGCCGCCCCAGGCGGCTGAGGATGCCGAGCACGGTGGCGAAGACGCCCGCCGCGCCCACCGAGATCCCGGCGAAGAGCCAGCGGCCGGCCAGCGAGACGCGCTCCTCCTCGTCCGGCGGGACCCCGGCCCAGAGCCCGGCGCCCAGCGCCACCGCGAAGGTGGCGATCACCGCGGCCGATGCGGCGAGCGCCCCCTCGGTGCGGAAGAGGACGAGGGCGCCCCCGGCCGTCGCCACCACGCCGAGCGCAAGCCCCACCAGCACGGCCCGCAGCACCACGGGCCAGCCGGGGCGTCGGCGCTCAGGGGACGAAGCGTCCATACCCCCCCCGGTAGTAGACCAGCGGTGTCCCCTCGCGGGCGTCCGCCGCCACGACCTCGCCGAGGAAGATGGTGTGGTCGCCCCCCTGCAGCTCCTGGGCGACCCGGCAGTCCAGCCACGCCAGCGCGCCCTCCAGGACGGGCGCCCCGGTGCGCTCCTCGCGCCACGCAACGCCCCGGAACTTGTCCTCCACCCCCCAGGTGGCGAAGCGGCGGGACAGGCTCTCGCCTCCCTCCTCCTCCAGGACGTTGATGGCGAACCGCCCCGCCGCCCGGATGCAGTCGTGGGTGTCCGCGCCGTGCTCCACGCACACCAGCACCAGCACCGGGTCCACGGACACGGAGCACACCGCGTTGGCCGTGAGGCCGCACGGCTCACCGTTCGGCTGCACCGTGGTGACCACCGTCACGCCGCTGGCGAAGTGCCCCATCACCCGCCGGAACTCGATTGGATCGATCATTCAGCCTGGCAGAGCCCCCGATAAGTCCG from Longimicrobiaceae bacterium includes these protein-coding regions:
- a CDS encoding fused MFS/spermidine synthase, yielding MDASSPERRRPGWPVVLRAVLVGLALGVVATAGGALVLFRTEGALAASAAVIATFAVALGAGLWAGVPPDEEERVSLAGRWLFAGISVGAAGVFATVLGILSRLGRQGEALRVLGLLFLVAVPVYAIGFLLPALIGWAEGEEDPLGEGGEGPARRALGAVAVGVLAGFAVGALASGFFLIPKLDPGPLLLGAAALLTSPLLFPRAQRAGPEERVVYETETPYGTLRVVETTYSGERQPDRTLYQDDEIESGELVRSGAPTFAYVAAGERWLAEVARRGDAYLFLGGGAYTLPRRVAERDPTARITVVELDPEVTRVAYRWFGLRPEHGVASVHGDARAAVDAWAAGGAEGFDRIYVDVYGGGEALPHSLVSVEALARMRGLLRPGGTLALNVIGTAAGEGSLRLWSTLRTACEVFPSTELYLHLGRDYPERQNFLLACAAEAEHRFPERAGTFARWPRAEWPRPAGTTVFRDLAPRGERSAAPSGG
- a CDS encoding flavin reductase family protein: MIDPIEFRRVMGHFASGVTVVTTVQPNGEPCGLTANAVCSVSVDPVLVLVCVEHGADTHDCIRAAGRFAINVLEEEGGESLSRRFATWGVEDKFRGVAWREERTGAPVLEGALAWLDCRVAQELQGGDHTIFLGEVVAADAREGTPLVYYRGGYGRFVP